AATTGCACGTATAAATCTTCCTCTTTCTTTATACACTGAATTTTACTGGGAGATGGATCTTCACAATCTGTTCCACTTCCTTAAGCTCCGTCTGGATTCTCATGCTCAGTATGAAATCCGCGTATATGCTGAAGTAATCCTTGAGATGTGCCGCAAGGTTGCACCTATGGCTACTGAAAGCTTCATCAACCATATGAATGAGGGTGTAAACTTCAGTGGTGAAGAAATGGATGCTTTGCGTAAGGTACTTGCCGGTGAGCCGAACCCTCTCGAAGGCAAGAAACTTGACCGCTTTAACGAAAAAATTAAGACTGGGGTTCAGTTGTAGAAAACTCCACGTCATTGCGAGTGCAGCGAAGCAATCTAAAAATGGATTGCTTCGCTGCGCTCGCAATGACGAAATATAAATACTATGAAGAAACTATTTTTACCTTTAATCATTCTTTTTACCCTCTTCTTTACTGCCTGCAGTGACAAGGTGATGGGCTACTCTGTTGTGCTCTGGACTATTCCTGACCAGCAGATTAAAAGTGGTGACACTGTTCCTGTTTACATCAAATCTAATATTTCGCATGTATATGTAATTGGAAATAAAAACGGCGAGAAGCTTGAGGTGGCTTTGTGGCAGCTTACTGAACCTGTGAGAAAAAGTAAGGTTAAGGCTGTTGCTGCTAAGTATGCTGAAAATGCGGCTACTTATGCTTCTGTAAAACTGGACGGGCTTCCTTGCCGTGCTGAACCTGTAAATACTGCTAAGCAGGTTTATCGTCTCCGAAAGGGTGAGGTTATTAAGATTCTCTACAAGGGTAATGGTCAGGCTCCTATGGCTGGCAAAACTGCTCTTGAGGGTGACTGGTACCGCATTCTCACTGGCGACGGTACTATGGGCTGGTGCTTTTCTTACAATCTGAATCTTTATGAAACGGATGCAACCGGTCAGCGTGTTGGCGGTGGTGAAATTGTTGAAGCTCAGGAAGAAGATGCTCACTGGGATACTATTGTGGCTAATACCTGGTATCCGGATTATTTCCGCACTATGATTGACAGCCATAATATTGACCTTGGTCTTATTCATCCGCTTTATAAATTTACTATTGATTTAGAAGGCAAGAAGGTTTCTCTGAATACTAATGAGATTCATGAGAGCTGGGATTATGATGGCTTTACTAAGACAGATGACAATGAATATTCGTTGAACGGCATCTCTATGAAGATTATATATCGCCGTGCAAACTACATTGTTCTTCGCTATACTGATGCAAGCGGTAAGCCTCAGGACCTCAACTTTGTTACTTTGTCTGAAAGTGTTGCTGATATTGTTAATGCAGAAAAGGAACGCCGTTCTCAGGCTTATATGCAAATCTGGTCTCACGGCCCGATTTTCTCAAGTTCTAGCTATGGTAAGATTTCATTCAATGAAGACGGTTCTTTCCGCTGGAATGGCTTTAAGCTGCTTGTTCCTTCTGTAATTGATGCAGGAACCAAGAGTACCGGTTCTGCTTTGGTTAAGTATTCGCTTTCTAAAGATCTGGCTGCTTCTTACGATGGTGTTCTCACTATGAAATTTGATGGAATGAGTCGCGAAGTAAACTTCCTTTACAAACTGGAAAATGGAGCTTTGCGTCTCGAAGATACTACGGGTGCAACTTTAAGCGGAAGTCAGTTGAAGAGCCGCGGTGTGAGCCCGGTTATTGTTTACATGAAGAAATAATATGGCATTTGTACAATTTTCCCAGGTCTCACTGGCATTCGGTGACCGGGATATCTTAAAAAATGTAACTATCAATTTACAGACTGGCTCTAAGGTTGCGCTCACTGGTGCAAACGGAGCCGGCAAATCTACTCTCATAAAGGTTCTGGCTGGTCTTGTTCCGCCGGATAGCGGAAGCCGCGCTGTTCAGAAGGATTGTCGCATTGCATATCTGCCTCAGAGCGGACTTACTCATCACGGCTGTACTTTGCGCGAAGAAGCTGATAAGGCTTTTGAGTTCGGCTATGAGATGCAGAGAAAAATCGATGAGATCGGTTCTCAGCTGGAAGCAGGGCAGGGTAATACTGATGCTCTTGTAATTCAGCAGTCGGAGTTGATTCAGGCTCTTGATGATTCGGGCTGGCACCGGCGAGATGCTATGGCGGAGAGCGTTCTGCTTGGTCTTGGTTTTAGCCGCTCTGATTTTGACCGCGACACTGCCGAGTTCTCCGGCGGATGGCAGATGCGTATTGCTCTGGCGAAGGCTCTTATGCAGGGGCCGGACATCCTGCTTCTCGACGAACCTACAAACTATCTTGATATTGAAGCAAGAAGCTGGCTTGAGCAGTTCCTGCAGAATTTCCGCGGCGGCTTTTTACTTGTCAGCCATGACCGTTATTTTCTTGATGTTACTATAAACGAAGTTTATGAACTTTTTAACGGCGACCTTAAGCGCTATCCCGGAAACTTTTCGCACTATGAAAAAGTGCGCGAGGTTGAACTTAAAACTCTGATTGCCGCTTACGAGCAGCAGCAGGAAGAAATCAATAAACTTGAAGATTTTATCCGCCGCTTCGGCTATAAGGCTACTAAGGCTGCCCAGGCTCAGGAATACATGAAAAAGCTTGAGAAGATGGAACGCATTGAGATTCCTGAATCTCTGAAAAAAATCCATTTCAGTTTTCCGCCGGCTCCGCATAGTGGCAGACTTGTAATGAGGCTTCATGATATTACGAAGTCTTACGACGGCAAAACGAATGTTCTCGATAAACTTGAACTGACTCTTGAAAACGGCGAGCGGCTTGTTGTTGCCGGACGCAACGGTGCGGGTAAGTCTACTTTGCTGCGAATTATTGCAGGTGAAGACAGTGCATTTACCGGTGAGGTTGTACCGGGTGCCGGCGTAAAGGTAGGCTACTTCTCGCAGGATAACGCCGAGACTATTAAAGGAAAAGAAACAATTTTAGACTACCTCGAAGCAAGGGCTCCTCTTGAGCTGATTCCAAAGCTCCGTGATATGC
The Treponema bryantii DNA segment above includes these coding regions:
- a CDS encoding SH3 domain-containing protein: MKKLFLPLIILFTLFFTACSDKVMGYSVVLWTIPDQQIKSGDTVPVYIKSNISHVYVIGNKNGEKLEVALWQLTEPVRKSKVKAVAAKYAENAATYASVKLDGLPCRAEPVNTAKQVYRLRKGEVIKILYKGNGQAPMAGKTALEGDWYRILTGDGTMGWCFSYNLNLYETDATGQRVGGGEIVEAQEEDAHWDTIVANTWYPDYFRTMIDSHNIDLGLIHPLYKFTIDLEGKKVSLNTNEIHESWDYDGFTKTDDNEYSLNGISMKIIYRRANYIVLRYTDASGKPQDLNFVTLSESVADIVNAEKERRSQAYMQIWSHGPIFSSSSYGKISFNEDGSFRWNGFKLLVPSVIDAGTKSTGSALVKYSLSKDLAASYDGVLTMKFDGMSREVNFLYKLENGALRLEDTTGATLSGSQLKSRGVSPVIVYMKK
- a CDS encoding ABC-F family ATP-binding cassette domain-containing protein is translated as MAFVQFSQVSLAFGDRDILKNVTINLQTGSKVALTGANGAGKSTLIKVLAGLVPPDSGSRAVQKDCRIAYLPQSGLTHHGCTLREEADKAFEFGYEMQRKIDEIGSQLEAGQGNTDALVIQQSELIQALDDSGWHRRDAMAESVLLGLGFSRSDFDRDTAEFSGGWQMRIALAKALMQGPDILLLDEPTNYLDIEARSWLEQFLQNFRGGFLLVSHDRYFLDVTINEVYELFNGDLKRYPGNFSHYEKVREVELKTLIAAYEQQQEEINKLEDFIRRFGYKATKAAQAQEYMKKLEKMERIEIPESLKKIHFSFPPAPHSGRLVMRLHDITKSYDGKTNVLDKLELTLENGERLVVAGRNGAGKSTLLRIIAGEDSAFTGEVVPGAGVKVGYFSQDNAETIKGKETILDYLEARAPLELIPKLRDMLGAFLFRGDDVYKSLDVLSGGEKSRIALLQLLLSPVNLLVLDEPTNHLDIHSKDVLLQALRGFGGTVIFVSHDRGFIEQLATKVLHLEHGQYKYFVGGYEFYMEQMEKQENTEGGEGLPRSNGEAVKKQAAAAGCFRLDLQNAHNQAMPDCPSLENSAKPAQLSWEEQKRLESERRKIEKEVARLEAKISELEAKKSELENKMADPAVYSNGEKAKAVQREIEAVTTQIDETTAAWEAAAEKLG